The following are encoded together in the Theileria orientalis strain Shintoku DNA, chromosome 1, complete genome genome:
- a CDS encoding uncharacterized protein (transcription factor jumonji domain containing protein) translates to MPRPYSLDTSKSQDSMDVSATCASRRSSRKIKRPSLFKITHERRPDPELQAALKRSKLETSNQAIDYSSITPVPIVYATKDEFSNPIKLWTKYSSLGEQYGAIKVVPPEGYSYKMPVNLEKFEFKVRKQRIQLLSNGNGFSYPSQLWNCEKMRRYDKQLKMEIMGTEKPTLESVESEYWDMVRKGDPRVTSYYGADLNVFSQDENAKYCSSSKTDDNDPWNLYNLPRCEGSLLKYINSIVPGVNSPWLYIGMIFTSFCWHTEDNYFGSVNYHHCGAPKVWYLVPPKKAAKMESILKNYSSLNGEEFALYGLKVQIPPDTLLSNDVTLYRMVQQVNEFVLVWPRTFHCGFNAGFNCNEACNIAPGNWIKIGYQSLLNYKYARKTCIPFFRILMSSIPSLMDLDPTHIKSVMECMSRLVIEEYQLRLKNNFPQYQMFLDMDILDSLPDITSFLSGVDKRGASPFPNNASADFDYDLFVNALYRCDTSNHYNFLVACKDMAEFCIKDCDLCDSPTFGSAVLCNHINTVVCINCLHYHECPCKTRVVLYRYPLHMFYTILAILKNVYFSMTGEDWEPKAEFMTPSEEDVLKVDSLSHFTFRDFHEVAKLSGHAALDSPDCPLTPDYIEADFEEFSEVCRKLNRARTLNRRRTGGALDHVVIGQRVSAKSSDQLSGKKLIYATKLTLKYIILALEEDKNEGLS, encoded by the exons ATGCCCAGGCCGTATTCATTAGATACTTCTAAAAGTCAGGATTCTATGGATGTTTCTGCCACATGTGCAAGCAGGCGTAGTTCTCGTAAGATCAAGAGGCCtagtttgtttaaaataacacacGAACGTCGTCCTGATCCTGAACTTCAGGCCGCATTGAAGAGAAGCAAATtg GAAACTTCCAACCAGGCTATTGACTATTCTTCCATTACCCCTGTTCCTATTGTATATGCCACCAAAGATGAATTTTCCAATCCCATTAAATTATGGACCAAATATAGTAGTTTAG GTGAACAGTACGGCGCCATAAAGGTGGTACCACCAGAGGGATATTCCTACAAAATGCCTGTGAATTTGGaaaaatttgaatttaaagtGCGTAAACAAAGGATTCAATTACTTTCGAATGGAAAT ggGTTCTCATACCCTAGTCAACTTTGGAACTGTGAGAAGATGAGAAGGTACGATAAGCAGCTGAAAATGGAAATAATGGGAACTGAGAAGCCTACTTTGGAGTCTGTGGAGTCTGAATACTGGGATATGGTCAGGAAGGGGGACCCGAGGG TTACTTCATACTATGGAGCGGATTTGAACGTGTTTTCCCAAGATGAAAATGCCAAATATTGCTCATCGTCAAAAACCGATGACAATGATCCGTGGAatctttataatttaccaAGGTGTGAGGGGTCGCTGCTGAAGTATATCAACTCGATTGTTCCAGGGGTAAACAGCCCCTGGCTCTATATAG GGATGATTTTTACCTCCTTTTGCTGGCATACTGAGGACAACTACTTCGGTTCAGTCAATTATCATCACTGTGGTGCCCCGAAGGTTTGGTACCTAGTTCCGCCGAAAAAGGCAGCCAAAATGGAGTCGATTCTGAAGAACTACTCGTCGCTCAATGGCGAGGAGTTCGCCTTGTACGGACTGAAGGTACAAATTCCTCCGGACACGCTGCTTTCCAACGACGTTACACTCTACCGAATGGTTCAGCAGGTAAACGAGTTCGTTCTCGTGTGGCCGCGGACATTTCACTGTGGATTTAACGCAGG GTTTAATTGCAACGAGGCTTGCAACATCGCACCGGGCAATTGGATCAAAATCGGATACCAATCGCTGCTGAACTACAAATACGCGCGCAAAACATGTATTCCGTTCTTCAGGATTTTAATGTCCTCTATACCGAG tttaatgGACCTGGATCCCACACACATTAAGAGTGTCATGGAGTGTATGAGCCGTTTGGTGATTGAGG AATACCAGCTGAGACTAAAGAACAACTTTCCGCAATACCAAATGTTCCTCGATATGGACATTCTGGACTCTCTGCCTGACATAACATCCTTCCTCTCGGGGGTTGACAAAAGAGGTGCCTCTCCTTTCCCTAATAACGCCAGTGCAGACTTCGACTATGACCTCTTCGTGAACGCTCTCTACAGGTGTGACACGTCCAACCACTATAATTTTTTGGTCGCCTGCAAGGACATGGCCGAGTTCTGTATAAAGGATTGCGATTTGTGCGACAGTCCAACCTTCGGAA GCGCAGTTTTATGTAACCATATTAACACCGTTGTTTGTATCAATTGTTTGCACTACCACGAATGCCCCTGTAAAACCAGGGTCGTACTGTATCGCTACCCATTACACATGTTCTACACAATTCTCGCAATTCTGAAAAATGTTTACTTTTCCATG ACTGGGGAAGACTGGGAGCCGAAGGCCGAGTTTATGACTCCCTCTGAGGAGGACGTTCTTAAGGTAGACTCTTTGTCCCACTTCACCTTCCGCGACTTCCACGAGGTCGCCAAGCTCTCAGGGCATGCTGCGCTCGACTCACCTGACTGTCCTCTTACTCCAGACTACATAGAGGCCGACTTTGAGGAGTTCTCCGAGGTCTGCAGGAAGCTCAACAGGGCCAGGACGCTCAACAGGCGCAGGACCGGCGGCGCCCTTGACCACGTCGTCATAGGCCAGCGCGTGAGCGCCAAGAGCTCTGACCAGCTCTCCGGGAAGAAGCTCATCTATGCTACCAAGCTCACTCTGAAGTACATTATTCTCGCTTTGGAGGAGGACAAGAATGAGGGTCTATCGTga
- a CDS encoding importin subunit beta-1, producing MMMNYTILSLLDKSLDPNSGYFDQAQRDLEMARKANLAEYISSMAQVILNPEASPGARHLAGIMLKNSLEFKTEEDKMNYYNTTRETLHNVKSLMVNVMRTGPDAQSVLASCAVVARIALIELERNTWPEFFEIILTMVESQDFNQTRNSLMCLSYFLEDVSNLYEQKNINYLTRDQVNRILTSVVKGTYIEEPQSCKLSLKCLQNMVYFINKNMEVKDEREVIVEAVCRRCKSQNQLEVRMNAYDSLVQLVSEHYAHIMPLMEKIVPFLWEAIDSQVEEIAIPAFEFWNTVCEIEMYNDQAQNTGRTTSSSLDGSSQANCSIIKQVIPYLLPKILFTMTLHKYEDMDMDAWTLPMAAGICLSLCSQTVKNDIVRSVLEFINENFQSSEWNKREAAVLAYGYIMEGPDTETLRILVNDSFRNLCDVLMDSSIAVRDTAAWTISRIATFHCGAVLGHLGTPEVRTSNMHKIVRALFDEPRVAVNICFFLHELAEHINEYSKEYNHLDNMFLTLCRNLIDRSKMADSMESNLFRAIYDSLCSLIAGVSDNSLDSMKMMVDHFIPYASELTSTNLADEHNKIKLQSVYGVIQLLVTRVGCNDKLNLLMESVFKFLSVELDEDALLTLAAVVSVVKFDTLAPFVPNIVKAVLMGLEGEYSRCKICIGIAGDISRSLESNFVPYLDTFMPVLVRKLQDPNDNRRLKPPIIVCIGDIALAVAGSFAKYVQGTMSLLIQAASTTYDMGPPDSDEWFDFVKQLQESCLHAFSGIVLGLKAGGLLHMLRNYVNAVLKLANDVVSTPDQYFDANLFRLAVSLTGDLVLAFGADLSMHLVDSPFMNTIVARVNQLEAAQDPSAGACREGVVWLRSLVKSS from the exons ATGATGATGAATTACACGATTTTGTCGTTGTTGGACAAGTCCCTGGATCCAAACTCAGGATACTTCGACCAGGCTCAGAGGGATTTAGAAATGGCAAGGAAGGCCAACTTGGCAGAGTATATATCGTCTATGGCCCAGGTCATTCTAAACCCTGAGGCGAGTCCGGGAGCTAGGCACCTGGCAGGAATTATGCTTAAAAACAGTCTCGAGTTTAAGACCGAAGAAGATAAGATGAATTACTATAACACAACCAGGGAAACCTTGCACAACGTTAAATCCCTCATGGTCAACGTTATGAGGACAGGACCAGACGCACAGTCAGTGTTGGCATCGTGCGCAGTAGTAGCGCGCATAGCGCTGATAGAGCTTGAAAGGAATACGTGGCCGGAGTTCTTTGAAATAATACTCACGATGGTCGAGTCCCAAGACTTTAACCAGACGAGGAACTCGCTGATGTGCCTGAGTTATTTCCTGGAGGACGTTTCGAACCTCTATGAGCAGAAGAACATCAATTATTTAACCAGAGATCAGGTAAATAGGATCCTGACCTCGGTGGTCAAGGGCACGTACATAGAAGAGCCGCAGTCCTGTAAATTGTCACTCAAGTGTCTGCAGAACATGGTCTACTTTATCAACAAGAACATGGAGGTGAAAGATGAAAGAGAAGTGATAGTGGAGGCAGTATGTAGAAGATGTAAAAGCCAAAACCAACTGGAAGTAAGGATGAACGCATACGACTCCCTAGTGCAGCTGGTGTCAGAACACTACGCACACATAATGCCACTAATGGAGAAGATTGTGCCATTTCTGTGGGAGGCAATAGACTCGCAGGTCGAGGAGATCGCGATACCAGCATTCGAGTTCTGGAACACAGTGTGCGAAATAGAGATGTACAACGACCAGGCGCAGAACACAGGACGGACGACCTCGAGCAGCCTAGACGGAAGCTCGCAGGCCAACTGCAGCATAATTAAGCAGGTGATACCGTACCTGCTCCCGAAGATACTCTTCACGATGACGCTCCACAAGTACGAAGACATGGACATGGACGCGTGGACGCTGCCGATGGCAGCAGGCATATGCCTGTCACTCTGTTCGCAGACGGTGAAAAACGACATCGTGCGCTCAGTGCTGGAGTTCATCAACGAAAACTTCCAGAGCTCGGAGTGGAACAAGAGAGAGGCGGCGGTCCTCGCGTACGGGTACATCATGGAGGGCCCGGACACGGAGACGCTGAGGATCCTAGTAAACGACTCCTTTCGAAACCTGTGTGACGTGCTGATGGACTCCTCAATAGCAGTCAGGGACACGGCAGCCTGGACCATCTCGAGAATCGCAACGTTCCACTGCGGAGCGGTGCTAGGACACCTGGGCACGCCCGAGGTGCGCACGTCGAACATGCACAAAATAGTCAGAGCGCTCTTCGACGAGCCGAGAGTGGCAGTGAACATATGCTTCTTCCTACACGAGCTGGCGGAACACATCAACG AATACTCGAAAGAATACAACCACCTCGATAATATGTTCCTGACCCTCTGCCGTAACCTAATAGATCGCAGTAAAATGGCCGACAGCATGGAGTCGAACCTCTTCAGGGCAATATATGACAGCCTGTGCAGCCTTATAGCAGGGGTCTCGGACAACAGCCTTGATTCGATGAAGATGATGGTGGACCACTTCATACCGTACGCGTCGGAACTGACGTCGACGAACCTCGCGGACGAGCATAACAAGATAAAGCTGCAGTCGGTCTACGGAGTCAttcagctgctggtgaCCAGAGTGGGATGCAACGACAAGCTCAACCTGCTCATGGAGAGCGTATTCAAGTTTCTCTCGGTGGAACTGGACGAAGACGCGCTGCTCACACTCGCGGCGGTGGTGAGCGTGGTCAAGTTCGACACCCTCGCGCCCTTCGTGCCCAATATCGTCAAGGCGGTCCTGATGGGTCTGGAGGGCGAGTACTCGCGCTGCAAAATATGCATCGGGATCGCCGGAGACATTTCGCGCAGCTTAGAGTCAAACTTCGTGCCGTACTTGGACACCTTCATGCCAGTCCTCGTGAGGAAGCTGCAGGACCCGAACGACAATAGGAGGCTTAAGCCGCCAATCATCGTCTGCATTGGCGACATAGCGCTGGCGGTCGCCGGCTCCTTCGCGAAATACGTCCAGGGCACGATGTCGCTGCTTATCCAGGCCGCCTCAACCACCTACGACATGGGCCCCCCCGACAGCGACGAGTGGTTCGACTTCGTGAAGCAGCTCCAGGAGTCATGCCTCCACGCCTTCTCCGGGATAGTCCTGGGGCTCAAGGCCGGAGGCCTGCTCCACATGCTGAGGAACTACGTCAACGCGGTCCTGAAGCTCGCTAACGACGTGGTTAGCACTCCCGACCAGTACTTTGACGCGAACTTGTTCAGGCTCGCGGTCTCACTTACCGG GGACCTCGTCCTGGCTTTCGGGGCAGACCTGTCGATGCACCTCGTCGATTCCCCCTTCATGAACACCATCGTGGCCAGGGTCAACCAGCTCGAGGCTGCACAAGACCCCAGCGCCGGCGCGTGCAGGGAGGGGGTGGTGTGGCTCCGCTCCTTGGTTAAAAGCAGCTAA
- a CDS encoding orotate phosphoribosyltransferase yields the protein MDTEAFLKNVPSIKSKFIELSKKNGALLFGEFRLNSGLMSNTFFNSGILADAESFDLMTDLLVAKLIEEKVEFDAFFGCPYKVGYSPLSM from the coding sequence ATGGACACAGAAGCTTTCCTTAAAAATGTACCCAGTATAAAGTCCAAATTTATAGAGCTATCTAAAAAGAATGGAGCTCTTTTATTCGGAGAATTTCGTCTCAACTCCGGCCTAATGTCGAACACGTTTTTCAACTCAGGAATACTCGCAGACGCCGAATCCTTCGATCTGATGACCGACCTGCTGGTCGCAAAGCTGATCGAGGAGAAGGTTGAATTCGACGCCTTCTTCGGCTGTCCCTACAAGGTTGGTTATTCGCCACTGTCCATGTGA
- a CDS encoding uncharacterized protein (DNA repair Rad51/transcription factor NusA, alpha-helical domain containing protein), producing the protein MTATEGLEPEVYGSPLHGNDLVKQTLEELRKQKLTSNDATEFDLKPVVELFTRINEEMALSQPKNVVEFVIDFLCKNYPNHLHGFSSIWNSDPELEQARLVVVEFFKYNKLPVEIASHFTRAGYDTLDTIASLNRDSLTEIEKYSNAEWLPGHKVRLLKMFENIEQHIIEFKRDRPFQSLHKSG; encoded by the exons atgactGCAACTGAAGGTCTTGAGCCGGAGGTTTACGGTAGTCCCTTGCATGGCAATGACTTGGTCAAGCAGACTTTGGAGGAGCTCAGGAAGCAGAAGCTCACCTCGAACGATGCCACGGAATTCGACCTCAAGCCGGTGGTGGAGCTTTTTACCAGGATAAACGAG GAGATGGCCCTCAGCCAGCCCAAGAATGTAGTCGAGTTTGTAATAGATTTTCTCTGTAAGAATTACCCGAACCACCTCCATGGCTTCAGCAGCATTTGGAACTCAG ACCCTGAACTTGAGCAGGCCAGgctcgtcgtcgtcgagTTTTTCAAGTACAACAAGCTCCCCGTCGAAATTGCTTCTCACTTCACTCGTGCTGGCTACGACACTCTCGACACCATTGCTTCTCTGAACCGCGACTCTCTCACTGAGATTGAGAAGTACTCCAACGCTGAGTGGCTTCCTGGTCACAAGGTTCGTCTTCTCAAGATGTTTGAGAACATTGAGCAGCACATCATCGAGTTCAAGCGTGACAGGCCCTTTCAGAGCTTACATAAATCGGGATAG
- a CDS encoding methyltransferase, producing MSQMVDKTEDVEIKHTNQDKKNPKNTRLGWKSRCREMQAVRWGKKGKSAGENDNERGRFVEEGPSNEEFEAYYKLQRICKEEEWDVFMEYSKKLLPVSFRLNTSALLWKSARERLIRMCDSEELELKPCVDYRLEYLKDEENYNVFYQMKADRGSLRKNEKFTSFHQFLMNEDNRGSLSRQETVSMLPVLFLDPKPNENILDICAAPGMKYLQIVDMVESRLKWEKMDSLENRGMIIGNDVSQSRVSTLAHHLKTINSPSTAVTNYDATRFPNMYNKKGKQILFDKILADMPCSCDGTMRKSMDIWINWKATNGLHLHKVQLAILKRSIELLKPGGELIYSTCSLNPLENEAVANYCESSEEVELVGLEPIKGFKFETGLLDWKVPDLKGGYYSDFGEVDASLKERIKETMFKNSDWKEEIAKKVMRVLPHYNNTGGFFIFKIRKKGRVDPCEGEAETNNHIVVEEEYDERKVERKKSRGAKLLHEYTPFRGEEHDEIMDYYGIKKELNFVIKYSSDKSVYLVSNSEWIRPYKRNKINKYEQCKYASLGTRVFTRLETKQQTQSQFRITQEGSEVLHRYATKRKIVSNVTFLKALLNGTVTYEELKAHERGGNAVLKGLKDAEGNVVSGPLLIVSMLEDVEVGAEANYEDREYVTLAAVAINAKLHLYVKEETLKSLKLLL from the exons ATGTCACAAATGGTAGATAAAACGGAGGATGTTGAAATCAAACATACCAACCAAGATAAAAAGAACCCAAAAAACACTAGATTGGGATGGAAGTCAAGATGCAGAGAAATGCAAGCAGTTCGTTGGGGAAAGAAAGGCAAATCGGCCGGAGAAAACGATAACGAAAGAGGAAGATTTGTGGAAGAAGGACCGTCAAACGAAGAATTTGAAGCATACTATAAGCTTCAAAGGATCTGCAAAGAAGAGGAATGGGATGTGTTTATGGAATACTCAAAGAAGCTTCTTCCAGTGTCGTTTCGATTGAACACAAGCGCGTTACTGTGGAAGTCGGCGAGAGAAAGGCTGATCAGAATGTGTGACAGCGAAGAGTTGGAGCTGAAGCCGTGCGTGGACTACAGGCTAGAGTACTTGAAGGACGAAGAAAACTACAACGTCTTCTACCAAATGAAGGCAGACAGAGGCTCTTTgagaaaaaatgaaaagttCACTAGCTTTCACCAATTCCTGATGAACGAAGATAACAGAGGCTCGCTGTCGAGACAAGAAACAGTAAGCATGCTGCCAGTGCTGTTCCTGGACCCGAAGCCAAACGAAAATATTTTGGACATATGCGCAGCACCAG gAATGAAGTATCTGCAAATAGTGGACATGGTTGAAAGTAGGTTAAAGTgggaaaaaatggatagTTTGGAAAACAGAG gAATGATCATAGGGAACGATGTGAGTCAATCGAGAGTATCAACACTGGCGCACCACCTGAAGACAATTAACTCGCCATCAACAGCAGTGACGAACTACGACG CAACAAGGTTCCCGAACATGTACAACAAGAAAGGAAAACAGATACTCTTCGACAAGATATTGGCAGATATGCCGTGCAGCTGCGACGGAACGATGAGGAAGTCGATGGACATATGGATAAACTGGAAGGCAACGAACGGATTGCACCTGCACAAAGTACAGCTGGCAATATTGAAGAGATCAATAGAA TTGCTGAAGCCAGGAGGAGAACTGATATATTCAACATGTTCACTGAATCCACTGGAAAACGAG GCGGTGGCAAACTACTGTGAATCGAGCGAAGAAGTGGAGTTGGTCGGCCTGGAGCCAATTAAAGGATTCAAATTTGAAACAGGACTGTTGGATTGGAAAGTCCCAGACCTGAAAGGAGGATACTACTCAGACTTCGGAGAAGTGGACGCAAGTTTAAAGGAGAGAATCAAGGAAACAATGTTCAAAAACAGCGACTGGAAGGAGGAAATCGCAAAGAAGGTCATGAGAGTACTGCCGCATTACAATAACACGGGAGGAttcttcatatttaaaattagaaaGAAGGGAAGAG TGGATCCATGTGAAGGTGAAGCAGAAACAAATAACCACATTGTTGTCGAAGAGGAGTACGATGAGAGGAAGGTAGAGAGGAAAAAGTCGAGAGGAGCGAAACTGTTGCACGAATACACGCCGTTCAGAGGAGAAGAACACGACGAAATCATGGACTACTACGGGATAAAAAAGGAGTTGAACTTCGTGATAAAGTACTCGAGCGACAAGAGCGTATACCTGGTGTCAAACTCAGAGTGGATTAGACCATATAAGaggaataaaattaataagtaTGAGCAGTGTAAGTACGCGTCGCTGGGAACGAGAGTGTTCACGAGGCTGGAAACAAAGCAACAGACACAAAGTCAATTTAGAATCACACAGGAAGGATCGGAAGTATTACACAGATACGCAACTAAGAGGAAAATAGTGTCAAACGTGACTTTCCTTAAGGCACTGCTTAACGGAACAGTGACctacgaggagctgaaggcgCACGAGCGTGGAGGAAACGCAGTGTTGAAGGGCCTGAAGGACGCAGAGGGGAACGTGGTGAGCGGGCCACTGCTGATAGTGTCGATGCTGGAGGACGTGGAGGTGGGCGCCGAAGCCAATTACGAGGACCGGGAGTACGTCACGCTGGCAGCAGTGGCAATCAACGCGAAGCTGCACCTGTacgtgaaggaggagacgCTGAAGTCACTAAAGCTACTCTTGTAA